Within the Pseudomonas fulva genome, the region AATGCGCTGATCAGCGTGCCGGCCGGCACGCGCCACTGGTTCGATCTGGGCGAATTTCCCCACTGTGCGGCGATTCGTCTGTCTGCCGCCAACGCCGCGGTGGCGCGGCCAAGTGGTGATGCCATCGCCGCGAGCTTTCCGCGCCTGGAAGACTAATCGAACAGGCTGGCCTGGGGCCGCGGCACCGCGCCCTCGAGTTCCAGCAGCAGCTGTTTGCGCGGCAGGCCGCCGGCAAAGCCGGTCAGGCTGCCGTCGCGGCCGATCACCCGGTGGCAGGGGATGATGATGCAGATCGGGTTGGCGCCATTGGCGGCGCCCACGGCGCGTACGGCGTTGGGCCGTTCGATGCGCTGGGCCAGGGCGCTGTAGCTGTCGATCCTGCCGAACGGGATCTGCTGTAGCGCCCGCCACACTGCCTGCTGGAAGGGCGTGCCTTGCGGGTTGAGGCGCAGCTCGAAGCGCTGCCGGTCGCCCTCGAAATATTCGTCGAGCTGGCGGCTGGCATCATCGAGCTGCGAGCCGGCCGCCTGCCAGCCGTCACCGATCTGCCAGGGCGTACGCTCCACGTCCATCAACAGCTGCTGCAGGCCGTGCTCGTCGCCGACCATGAACAGACGGCCGATGGGGCTTTCCTGATAGCGATAGAACATCCTCAGCCTCCCGAATAGTTGTGCCACAGGTGCGCGGCGGCATAGGCGCGCCAGGGCCGCCAGGCTTCGGCGTGCAGCTGCAGTTGCCGGGCGGTGATGCCGGTGGGGCCCCAGATCGGTGCCTTGAGCAGGCCCAGGTCGCTGGCGGGAAAGGCATCGGCGTCGCCGAAGGCGCGCAGGGCGATGTACTCGGCCGTCCATGGGCCGATGCCGGGCAGGGCGCAGAGGCGCCCGATCAGCTCGCTCGCCCCCTGGCTGATATCCAGGCGCAGCGTGCCGCTGGCGACCTGGGAGGCGAAGTGCTGCAGGGTCTGCACGCGCTTGCCGGGCATGCCGATGCCGTCGAGGTTGGCAGCCGCCAGTGCATCGGGTGTCGGAAACAGCCGATCGATGCCTGCAGGTGCGTCGGCCAGCGGTTCGCCGAGCCGTTCGACCAGGCGCCCGGTGATGGTTACCGCGGCCT harbors:
- a CDS encoding methylated-DNA--[protein]-cysteine S-methyltransferase, producing MFYRYQESPIGRLFMVGDEHGLQQLLMDVERTPWQIGDGWQAAGSQLDDASRQLDEYFEGDRQRFELRLNPQGTPFQQAVWRALQQIPFGRIDSYSALAQRIERPNAVRAVGAANGANPICIIIPCHRVIGRDGSLTGFAGGLPRKQLLLELEGAVPRPQASLFD
- a CDS encoding DNA-3-methyladenine glycosylase family protein, whose translation is MPSTEFLTLPYQAPWDWQQFHAHFKLRAIAGQECLGEHDYCRSFRLGDVSGWFRVTALPDQHALRLEHSASASACLAELTQRVRRMFDLDADPALIAAHFAADPHLAQMLARHPGLRLPTAFDAFEQAVRAIVGQQVTVKAAVTITGRLVERLGEPLADAPAGIDRLFPTPDALAAANLDGIGMPGKRVQTLQHFASQVASGTLRLDISQGASELIGRLCALPGIGPWTAEYIALRAFGDADAFPASDLGLLKAPIWGPTGITARQLQLHAEAWRPWRAYAAAHLWHNYSGG